One part of the Vicia villosa cultivar HV-30 ecotype Madison, WI linkage group LG6, Vvil1.0, whole genome shotgun sequence genome encodes these proteins:
- the LOC131609999 gene encoding tubulin beta-3 chain yields MREILHVQGGQCGNQIGSKFWEVVCDEHGIDPTGRYVGNSDLQLERVNVYYNEASCGRFVPRAILMDLEPGTMDSVRTGPYGQIFRPDNFVFGQSGAGNNWAKGHYTEGAELIDSVLDVVRKEAENCDCLQGFQVCHSLGGGTGSGMGTLLISKIREEYPDRMMLTFSVFPSPKVSDTVVEPYNATLSVHQLVENADECMVLDNEALYDICFRTLKLTTPSFGDLNHLISATMSGVTCCLRFPGQLNSDLRKLAVNLIPFPRLHFFMVGFAPLTSRGSQQYRALTVPELTQQMWDSKNMMCAADPRHGRYLTASAMFRGKMSTKEVDEQMINVQNKNSSYFVEWIPNNVKSSVCDIAPRGLSMASTFIGNSTSIQEMFRRVSEQFTAMFRRKAFLHWYTGEGMDEMEFTEAESNMNDLVSEYQQYQDATADEEYDEDEEEEPEHAYE; encoded by the exons ATGAGGGAAATCCTTCACGTTCAAGGAGGACAATGCGGTAACCAGATCGGTTCGAAGTTCTGGGAGGTTGTTTGCGATGAGCACGGCATAGATCCAACCGGAAGATACGTCGGAAACTCAGATCTGCAACTCGAGCGCGTGAATGTCTACTACAACGAAGCATCGTGTGGAAGGTTTGTTCCACGCGCCATCCTCATGGACCTGGAGCCTGGTACTATGGACAGTGTCCGAACTGGTCCTTACGGTCAGATCTTCCGTCCTGATAACTTCGTCTTCGGTCAGTCCGGCGCCGGTAACAATTGGGCGAAAGGTCACTATACTGAAGGCGCTGAGCTTATTGACTCCGTTCTCGATGTTGTTAGAAAGGAAGCTGAGAATTGCGACTGTCTTCAAG GGTTTCAGGTGTGTCATTCGTTAGGTGGAGGAACGGGATCTGGAATGGGAACACTGTTGATATCGAAGATTAGAGAGGAGTATCCTGATAGGATGATGCTTACGTTCTCGGTGTTTCCTTCACCGAAGGTTTCTGACACTGTTGTTGAGCCTTATAATGCTACTCTCTCAGTTCATCAGTTGGTGGAGAATGCCGATGAGTGTATGGTTCTTGATAATGAAGCTCTGTATGATATTTGCTTCAGGACTCTCAAGTTGACCACTCCTAGCT TTGGTGATTTGAACCACTTGATCTCAGCAACTATGAGTGGAGTGACTTGCTGTCTTCGTTTCCCGGGTCAACTCAATTCTGATCTCCGGAAACTGGCTGTGAATCTCATCCCGTTCCCTCGTCTGCATTTCTTTATGGTTGGTTTTGCACCTCTCACCTCCCGTGGCTCCCAGCAGTACCGTGCATTGACTGTTCCAGAGCTCACCCAGCAAATGTGGGACTCCAAAAACATGATGTGTGCTGCTGATCCCAGGCACGGTCGATACCTCACCGCATCTGCCATGTTCAGGGGTAAAATGAGCACCAAAGAGGTGGATGAGCAAATGATTAATGTCCAGAACAAGAACTCTTCGTACTTTGTTGAGTGGATCCCCAACAATGTTAAGTCAAGTGTCTGTGACATTGCTCCTAGAGGTCTCTCCATGGCTTCTACCTTCATTGGTAATTCAACCTCCATTCAGGAAATGTTCAGAAGAGTGAGCGAACAATTTACTGCTATGTTTAGGAGGAAGGCTTTCTTGCATTGGTACACTGGTGAAGGCATGGATGAAATGGAGTTCACAGAAGCAGAGAGCAACATGAACGACCTTGTGTCTGAATACCAGCAATACCAGGATGCCACTGCGGATGAAGAATATGacgaagatgaggaagaagaaccAGAGCATGCATATGAATAA